A region of Cardinium endosymbiont of Sogatella furcifera DNA encodes the following proteins:
- a CDS encoding SMI1/KNR4 family protein — protein sequence MKTRLLYTLNLFACTGIGACNGMNMNRMDNKKPVKQEIKKEPGESSKSGKVSSERQIRVNVVGQINNKIKIELGYEFPDGYKSFLLEYDPSRLESLGLGYPFRIFSFETPQSEEMIQPVAQREVDRYMDMYCSFPRSSDAIEQVNVPLCIAAHSEAHNYKDGDEDEAMVYYYIDLQPTQHKERPLKIYRVLRNNTVESIRTSNMVDFIEYCKRENKGIKESEEDMVRRKKK from the coding sequence TATTTGCTTGTACGGGAATCGGTGCTTGTAATGGTATGAATATGAATAGAATGGATAACAAGAAACCAGTTAAACAAGAAATCAAAAAAGAACCTGGTGAGAGTAGTAAATCTGGTAAGGTATCAAGTGAAAGGCAAATACGGGTAAACGTTGTAGGACAGATTAATAACAAGATTAAAATAGAGTTAGGTTATGAATTTCCTGATGGTTATAAAAGTTTTTTACTTGAATATGATCCTTCTAGATTAGAAAGTTTAGGTCTAGGTTATCCATTTCGTATTTTTTCTTTTGAAACTCCTCAATCTGAAGAGATGATACAGCCAGTAGCACAACGTGAAGTGGATAGGTATATGGATATGTACTGTTCTTTTCCACGTAGTAGCGATGCAATAGAACAAGTTAATGTACCTTTATGTATAGCTGCTCATTCCGAAGCGCATAATTATAAGGATGGTGATGAGGATGAGGCCATGGTGTATTATTATATAGATCTTCAACCTACTCAGCATAAAGAGAGGCCTTTAAAAATTTATAGAGTACTTCGAAATAATACAGTAGAATCAATTCGTACTAGTAATATGGTTGATTTTATAGAATATTGTAAGAGAGAAAATAAAGGAATTAAAGAGTCTGAGGAGGATATGGTGAGAAGAAAGAAAAAGTAG